The genomic region TGAAACGCATACATATCCCACATATTTTCCACTTGGAGGCAGTGATGATGTCACTCAACACACAGGGTTAACTTTTCATATATCATGAGCGGTGCTGCCACAGTCACTTTGAAAAGTtaatttattagttactttattagtaacTAATAAGTATTAGtaatttattagttactttatacatttttaagactgagtactcagcaaagtaaagttactttgctgagtactcaatcttaaaagtgACCAAgtcagattactagttaccttattgacTACATTCAGCAACTGCTAACAACTTGTcgccagctgctaataaagtaactctagaaacctgctaatgaagtaactagatAAAGTAAACTGTATAATGTAACCTTATagagtaattaataaagtaacttctcaaagtaactgtggcagcacTACTCATGAGAATatgtttaaaataattaattaaacagaaATGCAGGAAACAATGTAAAAATGAGTTATTGTGTTACGTATGTGGTGAAACACCAACTCTGGCTGACGACTCTCAGACCACGTGTCTGATTGGAGATAGAGGAAGAAGTGTAAGTAAAAAGCGCAAAAAAAGATTGTGTGATTCTCTCCTGCTGCAGTTTGAGCAGCGAAGACAGAAAAAGTATGATTAGGCTGCGATACATGGACTAACTAAACTGTAATTGTACGTGTCAAGATGACTTACTCACTCCAAAGGTTGTAACAGCTAATTCAATTATACTGAGTGACACATATATTTGCATTCTGCCCAACAATTTTTATCACGGCGATGTAAACAATACTTCTGTATTTGATGATTGGAGTACAGATAATTCCATTTCAACTGGAACTCTTCATGTAAACGAAGGTATTGACAACCTTTTGTTTTGTGACAAAAACAGGGTTAAACCGCTCTGGAGTTGAAGGGTATTTTCCCTATTTTTACATACCTTTATAATTTCTGATTTTAAGAAAAAGAGATTCAACCAATTTCCTTGCTTTAAGCACTTTGGTGACTTTTCAATTCAGGTTCCTGGATTTGTGAATACTGGTGTATTTTCAGAAATGCTCTTCATTAACTGTCTGTATCCACACACCAGACAACAGGAAAAAGGATGGCTCCACAGCAGATGAGATCCACCAGAAAGAGAATCTCCTTCCAGAGAGCATATTCACTGGAACTTTCCTCTGTAGACTCAATGATGATATAGGCCACATTAGCCAGAACCTGTGGGGTGAAAGCTCATTGGGTTACCTAAACAAACTCCTTAtacggtgcatccaaaaagtattcacagcggttcacttttcctattttttatgttacagctttatttcaaAGTGGAGTGAAattctttttcccctcaaacaccccataatgacaacctgGAAAAGGTTTAATTTTAtataaaaatcccccccccccgcccaaaaaACCCCCCAACTTTTTTCCACACTGTCATGTGTatataattttgaggaaaatcaatgaattgaatCCCTttaggaataaggttgtaacataacaaaaagtggaaaaagtgaagcgctgtgaatactttcctgatgcactgtacATGAATATTAACACATAACTAATGATTCTGATGACACACCTGCAGTGGGATGACAATCATGAAGATCTTCTTCTCCTTGTCGGACAGGATGTATTTGACAAAAGCCCAACCGGTACCAATCAAAGCCAATGTGATGAACAGGAGCGCCCCCTTCAGCCTGGAGAGATTATGAACATAAAGTCACTGCACACtggctttttcacacctgtttatGATATAGTCTTGACAATCTAAGATCCAGGTACTTACAGGTGAGTGATGTAATACATGACGGCCAAGCCTTCATTGGGAAGGCCTTCTTTGTTGATGAAGTAATAGTTGATCTATGAGAAGGAGAGAAGAGCAATTCATAAAACTGCCAACACAGACATTGAACAACGGCAATTCTTTTCCTAATATACACAGGCAAGCCCAACCTCAACCAAAGTTATCAAAAGCCTTATAGCATGTTTCACAAAGATCAATGTGTACACTAGGTTTCACAGCTGTGGCCCCCTGCTGGCTACAGTTAGAATCAAACCACACCTAATGTTGAAGTTGCCTCACATcttaatagggatgggtattgataagattttatcgatatcgatgccattatcgattctgcttatcgatccgattccttatcgatacctcttgtgaattttgtactaaaagtaggctttacaggatttctatgtatttcatcgagtcttaaagtaaataaatatgaaattggtcactgtatccttgatctctggacataaataaaaataaacaaaacagtgttttgctttgaagttattaattccgactcgattctattgttctaacttgactcggcagaaagctgcacagcgtttggagctgtgtgaacagaaaggaggacgattctcatgtctttcttgcaacaacacaggagtcccagttagtaactttaatccgcacaaatgtgactcacgatttcacatattcagggatgaaagtggtgaaaaacaaaaaaagctgaaacccaaaattaccccccaacaccacctgcacaaaaatgtttgaattctagaagctctgaaacgcaatctggggctattccagacgataaactggagtgagtgcagcatccattttggtgagaaaaaacccccaactttccttattcaaattcattccagtagtattctgctcttactaggatgcagcagttttcttgcttggcagataattctggaggaaattactgaagaaattaacaaattgaaaatatggtttgaccgaaacaagctgtcattaaacttaaataagacagggatgaaatggaggtgtatttatttatgtatgtatgttcattgttagttggttttatattttctgttgtgtttttattcaggttctttttgtctctttctctaaatttGTATATAattattagattagttattattactattattgtctattattgtcgtgcttgctattattattaatatataaacaaaaataaatttaaaaaatattgcaatttgtaatacatttgactcttttacgacacaaacgcttgacagctgcaactgtttaatgctaactttaacattgaaaatgccatagacatgctaatgtgttagcatccgtcccgtttttaagttataaaatacatcaactgtttcagaagaccataacaggtcagtttaacataaaaaaggtaaataatactcacagccatatgctctttagggttttagcgggggaaagcaaaagaaaaaaaattaatcaacgaagcaatgattgaagcactgcttccatctgcgaatcactgcttcgattggttcaaggttcaaagcaaagccgcgatgcataaaagttgattacagacccgctgcagggtctgtaatcaatgtagagaaatgataattttcctcacaaacacccccaaaaacaacagccaccgataagggaatcgttgagTAAAaacgttattgatgtcggtggatcgaatcatttcttaacgatacccgaaaggaaccggttctcgatacctatCCCTACATCTGAATAAGGTGACCTTGTGTTCCTAGTTTGACCTTCACAATCAGACTACAAGCATGTCCAATGTCAAGCTTGCCTGTGAGCTAAGTTTTCAACTTGACACACAAAGTGTTTCTCAAGATATTGTGTACATATGAACACAGTGAAACATGGTTAAAAACAGGCTATAATCCCTGCTGACACTTACACTATGAAACACCAACGATGTGGACTTTGTGAAGGCCAACGCTGCCATGAGCCAGTGGATCTTAAACACACTAAATCTGAAACCAGCAATAAAGAAAAAGACAGTTATAAAAACTAACTTGGAATGTTTGCCAATCCCATCCTTCAAATTTGATAAAATGTATGCCTGAAATGATTTGTTATAAATGCATGTCCTGTCAGCCAAACTTCACTATGTCTGTAGTAAAGAACCTTCTGAGCACTTTGACTGAGAATTGCTGGATCACACTAAAGCCAAAGCGTGTGTGTACCTGTGCTTCATGAGTGTGTACACCCAGATCATGGCAGCGGTGAAGAAAACTCCAGCCATGCAAATGTAAAGACGGGACAGAGGAATTTCTGCTGCCGATAGGAATCCTTCCACATTCTTCTCCGTCACTTCCACCTGCATGAGATCACATTCGGGTTATGAGACACGAGCAAAGATCCAGGTGTGCGCGCACGTACAGAGATACCTAAACTTACAGTCAATGAGTATGGCATGTCAGATCCAGCTTGCAAGTTCTGACAGTAGTGGAAGTTGAGATTGTACAGACCCTCAGAGTCTGGTCCAATGACCATGTGGAACTGAGGATGAGAAAACAAATAAAACCGGTTCACATTAAAGTGATACTCTCTCTGATCTCCTGAAAAACCCCATCTGTTTTAGGCCCATGTCACACCAcctcaattttattttattttttaaatacagccTGGTGTCTTTTTTTTGACAAACTAATGCAAAATTTAAATAGTACAAGCCTTTTCCACAACTTTAATAAAATTTTCTTCATTAGTTGTAGAATAAACCTGCCGAGGGGTGCCAAAATGAGACGCAGAAACAAACACGATAAATACAATCCAAGTTAGTTtgtaaagaaatgtgtactcacactAAAACTGTAAGAGCCGTTGACTTTATCCAAAGCTAAAGTCAACTCCTTGGTGTCCTTTAGCTACGAGCAAAGACAAAACACGAGGAATCAAATTTAGCAAACGTTCACATagacaaatcaaagaaaacacagtGACAAACGGACACCAATAATTTGTCCAAACTGAAACTTTCATTCATCGAAAAATTCTCCATATCACTGAAATACAACCACAGACTCAAGATGACATCATGATGCCAGGTGGGAAACATTGGTTTCTCGATATATACCATTAAACAAAACAATGGGCCAATGCCGGGGTTCCAGGAAATACTGGCATGAAATATTTTGGCAACAAAGCTAGTTCGCACAGAGGTTTTAGATCAGAGACCTGCTGTACATTCTGATGAAGCGGTTAACTTTACTGATCCACTGAAGGAAGTAAGATTCTACTTGAGCACGTTTTAAGTCAATCACTGCAGAGTTGTGTAAATACTTCTGCTCAAAATGACCTTGCACCATCTCATATCAGGTTCACATTACTGCTCTGATGTACTTCCTCTTCTCTGTTCACTTACAGAATGAAATCACAGTACCCGCAGTAACTACAGTTGGGTACCTAATGTAACTGGGCAAACTAACAATTATACAGTAAATATATGAACTGGGTGAAAATCCTTTGTAGTTTGTACATCACTAAAGCCTTTACTGGCTGCTTGTTTGTGGTCGTACAGTTTTGTCTTCTGGAAACGAATCACAAGCTCTCCTGGAATGAGTTCAGGTGTCTTGACTTGGCCATTGAACCGTATTCAATTTGTTTGTCTTGAGAAGCTTCTGGGTTACTTTGGCCATATTTTTTGAGTCATTATGCAGCTGCATCATAAAGTGTAGCCCTAATCAGTTTGCCAGCATTTGAGCAGGTAGTATACAAGCAGGTACGTATCTGGACAAAATTTAGTTTGTAAACATGATGAATTACATGAACAACAATCTCTGCATTTAGTTTATCTGATGCCATGTGGGCTCTGAAAATTACGCTGAATTACAGCTGAAGGTTAACAACACAAACATGTCTTGGCTGCTTGATTTTGATGCACAGAGGCTTCAGTTTTTCAGCCAATCGTCTTCTGCAATGTCACCTAAGCATGACATCACAGCAGACAGTTAATGCAGTTACGCTAATGGGGCGACAGCTATTTACAATTGGTGGATCgccatttttatgatttttttaaaaatcatatgaGTCGGTAAAAGGGTGCAGAATCAGGCTTTTTGGAGTCCAATTCACTGGAACCCATCGTatcgacagagaactttaatcccAGCAGATGCTGGTCCAAAATCTGATACTACGTCCACAAAAGACACAATACACAACAGATGTACCACCCCAAAGTTATTTACACATTGTTCTGGACTTTTCTAATCCATCTGTGGACCGGAAAGTTGTTTCCTCAACACGTACAAAGATACACAGATCTTACCTGGTAAACTTTCTTATCATCTACTCCAGATTTTGTCTTTTCTTCTGCCTGATCTTTTTTCTTCTGTCCAGCTGCTTTTTTGTCCTCATCCATGTTCtcctttgttgtgtttttgttattgttagctAAAGGAGAAGAACACGTGTTCCCACACACATAAAGAAAAGGTGCAAAGTTGAGCATTTTAAAGCCACTAAACCATTTTCCTAAATGTATGCTTTTTAATGCTCTACATAAATACAGAAACTTGATCATCTGAATGAACGTGTgaactctggaaaaaaaaaaagaccttcttTGGGAGACGTAACCTTTAACCGTCCTGTCAAAGTGTTGTTCAGCTCACCCAACGCTCTGACATTAACtctgcacagacacacagtcaatgGTATACAGTCAGGATCGATGTCAGCACAAACGTTCACACATTACACACCAGAATCTACACACCTGGAGCCAGCAACATCAATGAGAAAAAGGATGAGTGGCTCATTGTTGTTCGAATTCTTGAGGTTGAGAGGACACGTCTCCGTCTCCTCTGCCTGAGAGGGAAAGTCAAGAGTTTTAAAAATAACAGCACAGCTCATCACTGCAACCACCCttgaataataaattaataataatacattttatttataatgcacctttcattaataaaaatctcaaagtgctacaggaaaaaaaataaaaccaaggatcaACAAGAGATTAAAAACAGAAACTCTTAagataaaacagtcagcagaataaaataaaacctaAAATTGATAATATAAAtggaataaaaagactaagatgctaATAGCTCAACGTTATGGAGAGCTGTGAAAGGCCTATCTAAACAGGTACGTCTTAAGGCTTTTATTAACTGTCAATAATCTGATGTATTGCATTATCACACACTCATTTAGTTGCTCAGTTTGGCGGATTAGGATGTCAGTGTGCTGACGTGGTGCATGTGCACAGCACACATTGTCTGAGTAATCAGAGTGTTGGGGAAGCTACTTTGAAAGCAAACAGTGCCAGTGTACTCACAGCTCTTATATAAACCACGCCAGCATTCAcaggaaagtaaaaaaaaaaaaatgtcagctttGGTTTTGTATTTAATGCTGCATATGTAAAAATTAAACAAGATAAATATTAGGGgtgtcaggggaaaaaaaaaaaaaaaaaaaaaaaaaattgattcacgtccgaatcgtgattcttatttattacgattctgaatcgatccaaaatgtccaagaatcgatttttaaaaagcattttttttttaacattttcttgcttactcgctgcgtctactgtttgtcaggcaacggcttccgtactacagcgccCCCGCGAGGGAAAGGGGGGGTGGTCTGGCGTGCTTCAAATActagtgagctgcagagttcagtggctgcagcttagcatggcagacgaagagctaattcagccagcaccgtctttgctgaaggcaaatcttTGGGcgaattttggattttattatttgctgcataagaaggagcttgacatgacttatgcagtgtgcaaaatctgcaaaatgaaagtcaattacttcggaaacacttcaaatccgcaagcccacatgctacaccatcacccagagctaaaagaggggagtagcattatctgccaactactgaccagcgcttcactaaactgccagccaactccgaacgagcaaagcaggtaagtaaatttacatatagaatcacttgattaaccttgtaaagctgcattttcttaaacataaacaatttttaagtaatataactatttctcagagctctttgaatcaaaaatcgattctgaatctaatcgtcaccccaagaatctgaatcgaattgaatcgtgagttgttgaaggattcacatccctaataaatACCATCTAGTCCATTAAGATCCACATTGCCTGCTTTTTCTAACACTTAAAAATAAATGCTCTGTCTTGTATAAGTCATACTCTATTATCACTATAGTGGCCGTTTCCAACACGAGCTAAGAGGACAACACGACCACACCTCCACCTCCCCAATCATTACGTGTCATATTATCCTCTCTGAAGCTGCATACTGAGGTTAATTTGGGCTTCAAAATCCTTCTGTGGGACACATTCTCAGTCAGGGGCAACTGGAGACTGAACCCAATGGGTTGTGGACAACCATCCTTTTTGGAGTTTAACACTATATGCATTATGAAACGGACAAAATTGGAAAAGAaacattaaaggattattaaccaagcaaacgaggttaataatttgtttgctattttatatatatatatatatatatatatatatatatatatatatatatatatatatatatatatacacacacacacacacacacacgaggtctgttagaaaagtatcagagctttttatttttttcaaaaaccatatggatttgaatcatgtgtgattgcatcagccaagcttgaaccttcgtgcgcatgcgtgagttttttcacgccttgtcggttgcgtcattcgcctgtgaacaggctttgagtgagcactggtccacccctcttgtcgttaaggaaatgtctgaacgattccgctcctctttccatgacaaaaactcctgtaacagtggaatgtgccgttcatttctaaactggacactgtcttgatccggtatgtcgtctgactagcacaggaattgcggaagacgtggacatcagcactttttcagcacactgagacagacgtgcggaggaatcccgcgcgtcgcggcagagctgcatggcgcaaagcaacgtcgtgatgaagcctcacaggacatgttggggcatgtccagctcatg from Thalassophryne amazonica chromosome 15, fThaAma1.1, whole genome shotgun sequence harbors:
- the LOC117525530 gene encoding protein GPR108-like; translation: MAAVVGFLLLLLLADCKARIHKLTLENETRFVVRLNTFGFYVNGTLDVNLTSLHINEHYGDYSSYPVGFSVSRSRVSGVLSYTAEETETCPLNLKNSNNNEPLILFLIDVAGSRVNVRALGELNNTLTGRLKVTSPKEANNNKNTTKENMDEDKKAAGQKKKDQAEEKTKSGVDDKKVYQLKDTKELTLALDKVNGSYSFSFHMVIGPDSEGLYNLNFHYCQNLQAGSDMPYSLTVEVTEKNVEGFLSAAEIPLSRLYICMAGVFFTAAMIWVYTLMKHRFSVFKIHWLMAALAFTKSTSLVFHSINYYFINKEGLPNEGLAVMYYITHLLKGALLFITLALIGTGWAFVKYILSDKEKKIFMIVIPLQVLANVAYIIIESTEESSSEYALWKEILFLVDLICCGAILFPVVWSIRHLQEASSTDGKAAMNLEKLKLFRHYYVMIVCYIYFTRIIAILLKVTMPFQWLWCYEFLVEVSTLIFFVLTGYKFRPASNNPYLQLSQDEEDIEVDEVVTESGALEGISKVKKTCNGRDRQRESTL